One region of Citrus sinensis cultivar Valencia sweet orange chromosome 6, DVS_A1.0, whole genome shotgun sequence genomic DNA includes:
- the LOC127902988 gene encoding uncharacterized protein LOC127902988 → MADDIDRAIKDYVVLTPQVVHPGIVRLEVEATNFELKPVMFQILQIVGQFNGLPSEDPHIHLKLFLELETFYNGLNPSTRLMVGASANGALLSKSYTEAYEILERIANNNYQWSSTRHTAMRGAAGVHNIDAITTLSAQVTSFTDMVKAMTSTPAAVKQVAELSCVYCGEEHVFDNCPGNPASVNYVGNFNRQPQNNPYSNTY, encoded by the exons ATGGCAGATGACATAGACAGGGCTATCAAAGATTATGTTGTGTTAACTCCTCAAGTTGTACATCCTGGAATAGTTAGACTTGAAGTGGAAGCCACTAATTTTGAACTTAAACCAGTGATGTTTCAAATACTGCAAATAGTAGGCCAATTTAATGGACTGCCATCTGAAGATCCTCATATCCATCTTAAGTTATTTTTGGAA CTAGAAACCTTTTACAATGGGTTGAATCCAAGTACGAGATTGATGGTTGGTGCTTCAGCAAATGGAGCTTTGCTATCTAAATCTTACActgaagcttatgaaattttggaaagaaTTGCCAACAATAATTATCAGTGGTCATCAACTAGACATACGGCAATGAGAGGAGCAGCGGGGGTACATAATATAGATGCAATTACAACATTATCAGCACAAGTAACTTCATTCACTGACATGGTGAAAGCCATGACTTCTACTCCTGCAGCAGTAAAGCAAGTTGCTGAACTGTCTTGCGTGTATTGTGGTGAGGAACATGTATTTGACAATTGCCCAGGAAATCCAGCATCAGTAAACTATGTGGGCAATTTCAACCGACAGCCTCAAAACAACCCATACTCAAATACTTACTGA